In a genomic window of Desulfomonilia bacterium:
- a CDS encoding cobalamin-dependent protein (Presence of a B(12) (cobalamin)-binding domain implies dependence on cobalamin itself, in one of its several forms, or in some unusual lineages, dependence on a cobalamin-like analog.), producing the protein MSETLLKVSKAVEEMDIDGIPALVEQCFTEGLSPLAIIQDGIAPGLARVGELFESGEYFLADLVMAGEVVNEAMPLIKARMDPGESGKKGKVILATVKGDIHEIGKNIVGMLLGANGFEVIDLGVDVDAEKIVRTAKETGARLIGLSVLLSTMVNNISQVVQGLKSAGIDAKVAIGGACTSQKLCEEMGADAYGENAVQAVRIFEGL; encoded by the coding sequence ATGAGTGAGACGCTGTTAAAGGTTAGTAAGGCTGTCGAGGAAATGGACATTGACGGAATCCCTGCCCTTGTCGAGCAGTGCTTTACCGAGGGACTGAGCCCTCTTGCCATCATACAGGACGGCATAGCGCCCGGACTTGCCAGGGTGGGAGAGCTCTTCGAATCAGGGGAATATTTCCTGGCTGATCTGGTAATGGCTGGAGAAGTCGTTAACGAGGCCATGCCTCTTATAAAGGCAAGAATGGACCCGGGCGAATCGGGCAAGAAAGGCAAGGTCATCCTTGCAACCGTCAAAGGTGACATCCACGAGATAGGCAAAAACATAGTGGGCATGCTGCTGGGCGCGAACGGGTTCGAGGTTATCGACCTGGGCGTCGACGTGGATGCGGAAAAGATTGTCAGGACAGCCAAGGAAACCGGTGCAAGGCTGATCGGGCTTTCAGTTCTTTTAAGCACAATGGTCAACAACATATCGCAGGTGGTGCAGGGACTGAAAAGCGCCGGCATCGATGCAAAGGTGGCAATAGGAGGGGCCTGTACGTCCCAGAAACTATGTGAAGAAATGGGCGCTGACGCCTATGGTGAAAATGCCGTACAGGCGGTGAGGATATTTGAAGGGCTTTAA
- a CDS encoding uroporphyrinogen decarboxylase family protein — MTPTERIIRTLEGKPVDRVPVMCAGMEDNTAQQVLGKPLIPTSFFAKNPLMNWIMDRGWQVNSRLLRSIIRDSYLNRIKAAVELGFDAIWVLSGCETLLVNSKTIATINGMLYTLIEDAYGNADYMYKGPVFTSRKAFEEWPHFEKPVDFADRVFRFFKKAFSRYGDDICIIGQAAFGMHESITGAIGFDKAPIWIRKEKDIIKRYVDWVASIELAGTMAMMDAGSKIVLQGDDFAHKTGPTFSPKISEELFGAHYRRLTRAVHDRGGKIILHSCGDNTILFDMFISWGFDGFHAYEPTSNVDIYKEKKLHGDKAAIIGNIGVDYLLTDRSEDEEVTAEVKKLIENLAPGGRYIMSPAHSLNTIPAHKLRIMIGAAHKFGKYSGLTA, encoded by the coding sequence ATGACCCCAACCGAGCGCATTATCAGGACACTCGAAGGCAAACCGGTCGACCGCGTACCGGTAATGTGTGCGGGCATGGAAGACAACACAGCTCAGCAGGTGCTGGGAAAACCCCTCATTCCGACGTCATTTTTCGCAAAAAACCCTCTGATGAACTGGATAATGGACAGGGGATGGCAGGTTAACAGCAGGCTGCTGAGAAGTATCATCCGGGATTCATATCTCAACCGAATTAAAGCGGCGGTCGAACTCGGATTTGATGCAATCTGGGTCCTTAGCGGCTGCGAAACGCTGCTTGTCAATTCAAAGACAATAGCCACCATAAACGGCATGCTTTATACACTGATCGAGGATGCGTATGGAAACGCAGATTACATGTACAAAGGACCGGTTTTCACTTCAAGGAAGGCATTCGAGGAATGGCCGCATTTTGAGAAGCCCGTCGATTTCGCAGACAGGGTGTTCAGGTTTTTCAAAAAGGCTTTCAGCCGCTACGGGGACGATATCTGCATAATCGGCCAGGCCGCCTTCGGCATGCATGAAAGCATAACAGGTGCAATAGGCTTCGATAAGGCGCCGATCTGGATAAGAAAGGAAAAGGACATTATCAAACGCTATGTCGACTGGGTAGCATCAATTGAACTGGCGGGCACAATGGCAATGATGGATGCGGGATCAAAGATCGTGCTGCAGGGTGATGACTTCGCTCACAAGACAGGGCCCACATTCAGCCCGAAAATCTCGGAAGAGCTCTTCGGAGCGCACTACAGAAGGCTTACCAGGGCGGTGCATGACCGCGGAGGTAAAATCATCCTGCATTCCTGCGGCGACAATACGATTCTCTTCGACATGTTCATTTCATGGGGTTTTGACGGTTTCCACGCCTATGAGCCGACATCCAACGTAGATATTTATAAAGAGAAAAAACTGCACGGAGACAAGGCTGCGATCATAGGAAACATCGGCGTCGATTATCTTCTGACCGACCGCTCTGAAGATGAAGAGGTGACTGCGGAAGTGAAAAAGCTTATTGAAAATCTGGCCCCTGGAGGCAGATATATCATGTCACCCGCACATTCTCTGAACACTATCCCGGCGCACAAGCTCAGGATAATGATCGGGGCCGCACATAAATTCGGAAAATATTCAGGCTTAACCGCCTGA
- a CDS encoding uroporphyrinogen decarboxylase family protein, translating to MNATQRIIDVLDGKQVDRVPVFCALMEDRGFNEVLGQPLIKPIKMLWNPVSRFFLDNFGPKLTGPVIQPFIDSTLDKRIKAALVLGFDATWAIHDRTFTVLDSKTMVRFSGSIFDLMEDGYGNAIYMYRGPGIKSREDFEAWPWWPDIDDLAHKDYLFMKKMAAKYGDDICLVGQGSAYGIQESMLWAIGFERMPVWIKREKDLIDRYISWAEEVCMKTIMAIMDAGIKVVIQTDDFAFKTGPMMRPKLIDELFGPSYTRIIKAVHDRGGRYIHHSCGDNTLLFDYFIKWGADGCHGYENTSNVDINRQKRERGDRLTIVGGVGVDYILSERSKDEEVVEEVRRLIRELAPGGRYILSAAHGLSSMPAHKQKVMVDACKQYGNYPISGI from the coding sequence ATGAATGCAACCCAAAGGATAATCGATGTGCTGGACGGCAAACAGGTGGACCGAGTGCCCGTATTCTGCGCGCTCATGGAGGACAGGGGCTTCAACGAGGTGCTGGGACAGCCGCTCATCAAGCCTATCAAGATGTTATGGAACCCTGTTTCACGGTTTTTCCTGGATAATTTCGGGCCCAAACTGACAGGCCCTGTAATCCAGCCTTTCATAGACTCCACGCTGGACAAGCGTATAAAGGCAGCCCTTGTACTCGGTTTTGATGCAACCTGGGCGATACATGACAGGACATTCACGGTTCTCGATTCAAAGACAATGGTGCGCTTTTCGGGCTCCATCTTCGACCTTATGGAGGACGGCTACGGTAACGCAATCTACATGTACCGGGGCCCCGGCATAAAGAGCAGGGAGGATTTCGAGGCATGGCCGTGGTGGCCGGATATCGATGACCTTGCCCACAAGGATTACCTGTTCATGAAAAAAATGGCGGCGAAATACGGCGACGATATCTGTCTTGTCGGACAGGGCTCGGCATACGGCATACAGGAAAGCATGCTCTGGGCCATAGGCTTCGAGAGGATGCCCGTGTGGATAAAGAGGGAAAAGGACCTCATTGACAGATACATCTCATGGGCCGAAGAGGTCTGCATGAAGACGATCATGGCGATCATGGACGCCGGGATCAAAGTCGTCATCCAGACTGACGACTTTGCATTCAAGACCGGCCCCATGATGAGACCCAAACTCATTGACGAGCTTTTCGGGCCTTCATACACGCGCATCATCAAAGCGGTCCACGACAGGGGCGGCCGCTATATCCATCACTCATGCGGAGACAATACTCTCCTGTTCGATTATTTCATCAAGTGGGGGGCGGACGGCTGCCACGGATATGAGAACACCTCGAATGTGGACATAAACAGACAGAAACGCGAACGAGGCGACAGGCTGACCATCGTAGGCGGCGTAGGCGTCGACTACATCCTGTCCGAGCGTTCGAAAGACGAGGAAGTGGTTGAAGAGGTCAGGAGACTCATCAGAGAACTCGCCCCCGGCGGGCGTTACATACTCTCGGCCGCGCACGGGCTTTCATCGATGCCGGCTCACAAGCAGAAGGTCATGGTAGACGCCTGCAAACAATACGGGAATTATCCCATATCAGGTATCTGA
- a CDS encoding enoyl-CoA hydratase-related protein, whose protein sequence is MADTIYEIKDNIALITLNRPDKLNSVTMSQLEDLIIQLNRFEQDDNVRAIIITATGRGFCTGADLSGGGGRHDVATPVGMKLSAHIYGRICFTIASIEKPVIAAVNGIAAGSGCNLALCCDIILAAKSSKFIQIFVKRGMVPDCGGTYFLPRLVGLAKAKELIMTGDPVLPDEALRLGMVNRVVDDDKLMEEAMALAAKLAKGPTRSIGMIKHLVNRSYEADLMSQLDMEAAFQGLATATEDMREGWVSFFEKREPKFQGK, encoded by the coding sequence ATGGCCGATACCATTTATGAAATCAAAGATAACATTGCCCTCATAACACTGAACCGGCCGGACAAGCTGAATTCGGTGACAATGTCCCAGCTTGAGGATTTGATAATTCAGCTCAACCGGTTCGAGCAGGACGATAATGTCAGGGCGATAATAATAACGGCGACCGGCCGCGGATTTTGCACAGGTGCCGACCTCTCAGGCGGCGGCGGCCGACACGATGTGGCCACGCCTGTCGGCATGAAACTCTCCGCGCACATCTACGGCCGCATATGCTTTACAATCGCGTCCATTGAAAAGCCTGTGATTGCGGCGGTCAACGGCATTGCGGCTGGTTCTGGCTGCAATCTGGCTCTGTGCTGCGATATTATCCTTGCGGCAAAATCCTCCAAGTTCATACAGATATTCGTAAAGCGCGGCATGGTGCCGGACTGCGGCGGCACGTACTTCCTCCCGAGGCTTGTGGGCCTTGCCAAGGCCAAGGAGCTCATCATGACAGGCGACCCGGTTCTTCCTGACGAGGCGCTAAGGCTGGGCATGGTTAACCGCGTTGTCGATGATGACAAGCTCATGGAAGAGGCGATGGCACTGGCTGCGAAACTTGCCAAAGGGCCCACCCGCTCGATAGGCATGATAAAGCACCTTGTCAACCGCTCGTACGAAGCTGACCTGATGAGCCAGCTGGATATGGAGGCTGCGTTTCAGGGACTGGCGACAGCGACGGAGGATATGCGCGAGGGGTGGGTGAGCTTTTTCGAAAAGAGGGAGCCGAAGTTCCAGGGTAAGTAG